CCCGTACGTGGTCGTGGCGTGGCCGCTGCCGGCCGCGAACACCCCCGAGGGCCGCGCCGTGCGCTACGGCATCAACCGCGTGTTCTTCGAGACCGCGGGCCAGGCCTTCGACTACAACTTCGCCTACAGCGTCGATCCGATCGTCCTGGGCGGCGAGCTGGCGCCGGTGTTCGGCGTGATCGTCGAGCTCAAGGGCATCGACAAGATGGGCGAGGCGCTCGAGTTCGTGAAGAAGGCGGCGGCCAAGGCCCACCGCAACTTCGACGACGCCAACTGGCAGCAGACCGAGGACTTCAAGGCCCGCACCGCGGCCGGGTTCCTGCGCCAGCTCGAGACCCTGCCGGCCCGGACGACCTCGCTGGGCGACGCGATCCAGTTCGACACCGAGACCGAGTTCGCGTCGCAGGACCTGTACCTGATCAAGCAGCTCGAGCGCATCCAGAAGTTCGACGGCGGCCTGATCGAGCGCGCGACCAAGAAGACGCTCGACTGGGATCGCGCCAAGGTCATCGTGTTCAAGGCCAGCAAGTCCGGCATCCACGGCGACAAGCGCTCGAAGGTCACGTTCCAGACCAAGAGCCACGACAAGCGCGAGATCCCCGAGGTCGACCCGCGCGAGGCCAAGGTGCCGCTCAAGGTCGCGGCCGACATGCCGGTGTTCGATCGGGTCGAGCGCTACCAGCTCGGCAACGGCATGAACGTCATCCTCTTGCCGATCGAGTCGCCGATGCCGCTGGTGTCGACGATGCTCGTGTTCAACGTCGGCGACGCCCACTCGGGCTCGGTGCCGGGCATGGCCGACGCCGCGGCCAGCTTCCTGAGCCCGGCGCTCGACAGCGACGCGCTCCAGCGCCTCGGCATCGGCATCCAGGCCTTCACCGTCAACGACCACACCTTCTTCGCCGCCGGCGGCCTCGACATCTACATGGGCCCGATGCTCAAGGGCCTCGAGCGCCTGATCAAGGCCGGCGTCTACAGCCAGGAGCAGGTCGAGGGCTGGCGCAAGCAGCTCAAGGAGCGGTTCAAGCGCAAGGACTACCAGGTCGAGGTCGAGTACCAGCGCCAGGTCCTGACCGCGCTCTACGGCGCCGATCACCCGTACACCAAGAACGCGGTGCTCACGCCCGGGTCGGCCGACGGCATCGGCCAGGATCGCCTGTCGTCGTTCCGCAGCACCCACTACTCGGCCGGCAACGCGACCTTGATCGTCGTCGGCAAGTTCGATCCGGCCAAGGCCCGCGGGACGATCTCGTCGAACTTCGGCAGCTGGAGCAAGGGCCACGTCGATCAGCCCATCGACGCCACCGCGCGGACCCGCACCGGCCCCGAGTTCGTCGGCGTGGTCGGCGTCGAGAACCCCCAGGTCACGGTCACGATCGGCTACCCGGCCCCGGCCGGGGTCGGCGCCGAGGAGGCCGCGCGGCGCGTGCTGACCGAGATGCTCAACATCCGCATGGGCGACATCCGGTTCAAGCTCGGCGCCACGTACGGCACCTACGCGCGTCGGCAGGCCCAGATCGGGCCGTCGGCCTACACCATGGGCGGCAACGTCGACGCCCCGCGCGCCGGCGAGGCCATCAAGGCCATGCGCGACGGCGTCGAGATGCTGCGCACCGGCGCGACCTTCGACATCGACTTCGTGCGCGCCCGCCGCGCGCTGATCGAGGACCTGCTGGCGCAGTCGACGGTGTCGAGCGAGCTGGCCCAGCGCCTGGCGACGATCGCGCGCTTCAACCTGAAGCCCGACTACTACAAGCAGCTGGTCAAGCAGATCGCCGCGGTGTCGCCGGCCCAGGTCAAGCTGCTCATGGGCAGGGAGCTCGATCCCGCGGGCGAGGTCGTCGTGTGCCAGGGCGACCGGCCGTCGCTCGAGAAGGCGTTCGCCGACGCCGGCATCGATCAGGTCAAGCTGATCGAGCCCGACTACAAGTGACGCGCGCGGCGGTCACGGCGTGAGCCGGGCCGCCAGCGTCTGACAGCGGGCGGCGACGGCGGCGAGGTAGGGGCGCTGGGTGAGCGCGGGCGGCGGCGCCTGGCACGGCCGGGTGGTGGCGAAGGCCATCATCGGCCCGACCCGCGCGGCCAGCACCGGCGCGATCGTCGCCGCGCGATCGGGGCGCTCGAGCAGCGCGCCCATGGCCTCGACGCGGACCCGCAGCGGCAGCTGGGCGCCGTCGATGACGAGCGGGTACAGCGTCGCGTCGGGCAGGGCGGTCAGGGCGCGGCCGAGGTACGGCGCCAGCGGCTCGGTGCGCGCGTCGTCGCGGCGGGCGATCGCCAGCACCTGGGCGCGGGCGCGGGCGTTGCCGCGGTGGGCGGCGATCACCAGCGCGGGGCCGATGACCGCGGCCGGCAGGGCGGCGCCGCGGCGCCACGACGCGACCGTGCGGCGGGCCCAGCGGACGGCGGCCCGGTCGTCGCCGGCGACGCCGGCCAGCTCGAGCGCGCGGGCGCGGGCGTCGGCGCGGGCGTCGGGCTCGGCGGCGATGGCGGCGCGGCCGAGGTGGGCCAGCGCGCGATCGGTGGCGGCGTGCAGCACGCGGGCGAGCGCCGGGCGCGCGCGGTCGGCGCTGGCGGCGTCGACGATCCCGAGCCAGGGCGCGGCCGCGGCCAGCGCGCCGGCGTCGCCGGTGGCGATCGCGGCGGTCAGCGTCGCCACCAGATCGTCGCGGGTCGCGGTCCCGGCGACGACGCCATCGACGACGGCCTCGAGCGCGCTGACGCGCTCGGCGGGCGTGAGCGGCGCGACGGCGAGCGCCGCCCAGTCGCCCCCGACCAGCTGCCAGCGGTAGTAGCCGTCGCCGCCGGCGTCGGCGGTCAGCCAGGCCGGGCAGGTGGCGCCGAGCTCGATCGTCGCAACGTCGTCGACGACCGCGCACGCGCGGCCACCGCTCCAGCGCACGCACACCGGCGTGACCCGATGATCGGTGGCGGTCACGCGCACCAGCGCCCGGCCCGGCAGGCACAGGCGCTCGGCGACGACGGCCGGCGCGCCGGCGCGGGTGAGCCCGTCGGTGGCGACCGCGGCGATCGGGAGCTCGGGCGCCAGGCGCGCCAGCTCGGCGATCAGATCGTCGCTGTCGACGACCTGGCCGGCGTGGCGGTC
The genomic region above belongs to Myxococcales bacterium and contains:
- a CDS encoding insulinase family protein, with the translated sequence MKIPAMQLARLMTAAVLASATLAACNPEVPKTTFVYGEKRGTLTSNGLRFVIMPDRTTSLVEVDVRYEVGSREDPQGKAGIAHLVEHMMFQQKPDGPDTQPLMHSIGALTSFFNAYTNWDTTHYMMQGRSERLDDLVKIEAMRMHFRCKTISEDEFLREREVVRNEIRQRGGTPEGRIPDMILEQVYPKQHAYARMIGGDDANLTNITLQDVCDFMDNYYTPDRATVIVAGGVDVEAATASITKWFGGLEKRAGAPRVEVEPVTSVTAGRADYELDIERPYVVVAWPLPAANTPEGRAVRYGINRVFFETAGQAFDYNFAYSVDPIVLGGELAPVFGVIVELKGIDKMGEALEFVKKAAAKAHRNFDDANWQQTEDFKARTAAGFLRQLETLPARTTSLGDAIQFDTETEFASQDLYLIKQLERIQKFDGGLIERATKKTLDWDRAKVIVFKASKSGIHGDKRSKVTFQTKSHDKREIPEVDPREAKVPLKVAADMPVFDRVERYQLGNGMNVILLPIESPMPLVSTMLVFNVGDAHSGSVPGMADAAASFLSPALDSDALQRLGIGIQAFTVNDHTFFAAGGLDIYMGPMLKGLERLIKAGVYSQEQVEGWRKQLKERFKRKDYQVEVEYQRQVLTALYGADHPYTKNAVLTPGSADGIGQDRLSSFRSTHYSAGNATLIVVGKFDPAKARGTISSNFGSWSKGHVDQPIDATARTRTGPEFVGVVGVENPQVTVTIGYPAPAGVGAEEAARRVLTEMLNIRMGDIRFKLGATYGTYARRQAQIGPSAYTMGGNVDAPRAGEAIKAMRDGVEMLRTGATFDIDFVRARRALIEDLLAQSTVSSELAQRLATIARFNLKPDYYKQLVKQIAAVSPAQVKLLMGRELDPAGEVVVCQGDRPSLEKAFADAGIDQVKLIEPDYK